From the genome of Cervus elaphus chromosome 7, mCerEla1.1, whole genome shotgun sequence:
GAATTCTAATCACTAGGAAAGTcccctggttatccattttaaatattgccatgtgtacatgttgatcccagACTCCCAGTCTATccttctccacccaccccccacctttcccccttggttcattctctacatctgtggaTCTGTTCCTGTTtggtaaacaagttcatttgtatcattatttcAGATTCCGTGTCTAAGTGATAGTAAATAATATTtgcctttgtctgacttacttcacttaatatgacaatctccaggtccatccatattgctatacaccccattatttcattctctttaatggctgggtattattccattgtacatacatACCACAagatctttatccattcatctattgatggacatttaggttgcttccatttagGTAGCTTCTTGGCTACGGCTGAGATATTTACTTTCATAATAGCTAGTAAACAGCCATGGAGCAAGAAGTCTAGAAATTCCATCCTGGCTCCCTTTGGCTTCCCCAGACTTCTGGACTTTTCCACACTTGGAGGTTTAACATCTGGCCTAACTGGAGACCACCAGGAACCTGGTGGAGCCATAGAACCACCCCATGACTGTCCTGGCCTGTTCCAATCGGTCAGTGTCCTTGCTGTGCCAATGATTGTTAATTTCATCCCTGGACACTTCCACAGCAGTTTCGGGTGGAGGCTTGGAATGACTCAGaatataaaagaggaaaatgagctGCAGAAAGAAGACTTGGCATGTCAGAGTCCTGAAGGGCTGCCTCCCAGAGCACGCTGCCTGTCAGGCTGGGAATACATCACTTGCCTCAGTTGGTGACCCCCACAGCTGAGGCCCTTCTCTTCTCACTATCCAAAGGCACCAGCCCTAGATCTTTCTCTGATCATCCCCCAGGGCTTGAGGAAACACTACCACCTCTGCCATCACATTCATCACCATTGCACTCTCTTCCTGTGTGTTGGATCTTCTAGAAGTTGTCAGTGAAGCCCTCATGGCACCAGATTTGAAGGCAGACATTGTAAATTGCAGTGATTTTCTGCCTTCTGTGCATGGGAGTCATGAAGATGAGGCAGTGAACAAGTATCATACAACTGAAATGTTCGTGAGCGGGCTTCTGGGCACAGTGATGCTCCTGAGAGGGTACTAAGAAGAATGGGTCTGGCAGCCCTCGCCAGGAAGGCTAGAAGGCACAGCTTCGATGAAGAGTGATTTTGCTTCACCACCTAGAACCCTCTCATAAGGTTTGCTTGAGCCTCTGCCTCCATGGACCTCCAATCATCTCTGAGTGAAACAGCCATGCTCAAGGTCTCAGGCTCCAGAGGTGCTTGCCGTGTGACCTCGGGAAAGTcacttccctctctgagccttggctttTTTGTCCGGTAAAGCCAAAGATTGCTCTTCCTTTCCTGAGAGAACTCCTGCTTAGTATGACACTGGTGGTTGTGAAAGCTCTAGTTGGTCAGTCTAACACCCCGAGCATCCCAGGGAAATGCAGGCAGGAGAAAGGGCAATGGTTTCCATCACACAAGAAGTCCATCCCTGGAGTGAGAGTGAAGTGTGCTAGCAGGCAGCTCTCACTTCACCAAAGACCACTTCTCCCCACCCGGGATCCTCTGGTCCGTAGAGCCCTGAAATCAAAGCTCCGCCTGCTCCTGACcatgaagagagaaataaacGTGAAGAGAGAAATCTTAAGTGAGCTTCTAGAATGCATGCTTTCACtggaaaaacagcaaaaatcaTGACCGGCCATGCCATGAGTTTTCATCCCTTGAGTAATATTTGACTTTTCCTCTACATACTCCAAAAATATTGACTTACTAAGAACCTTCCAGTTTATTTTACTATGGACTCTCATGCCCTAAGAGCACtgcttcatgcttttttttttttaaacttttcttgctgGTTACTGAGGCAGGAAGCATGGAGGAAGAGGATTTAAGAGtctgaataataattttttttaagaaagaaagaaaaagaaaatcttatctCTGCTGCTTCCTGTGTTTTGCTTTTGCTCAGTCGCTTCTTCCCATGGCAGCTCCCTCTTAAATATCTTAGATCCCCATCCTCCGAGCTCGGATGCTCACTATTGCCCACCACCTCCACTTCTTCACGTGATCTCAGGCTTGCTCTTACCGGCTGTTAGAGGAGTTCCTCCTCTTCAgttcatagatgaggaaattcaCGATGCCAGGGAATGGAAAAGCTATTCAGGATTAAGCAGGGGCTAAACTCAGGCCAAGGCCCTTGTCAATGTGGGCAAAACTTCACTATCCTCTTGAGAACCGCACACGGAGAAACAGTGTGCTAAATACAGTGAGCTCTATAAGCAATCCCCCCAAAGACGATGGTGCGTGCGTGCGTGAGCAGTTGTGTCCTGCTCctggtgacctcatggactgtagcccactaggatcttctgtctttctccagggtatgttCCCTGGAGAGCATTCCTTCTCTGGGGTAtgctcccaccccagggatcagacccatgtctcctgcatcgcaggcagattctttaccattgagccattcCCAAAGACACTGGACTGTCtcctaaaaagaaaacagtgaaagatGAAAACTGATGCCTGGAAAGCTGGAAACCCTGCCCAGGGCACTGGCTCTGCCTACCTGAAGACTGTCACTGAACATCCTTCAGACGTGTCACTGTTGGAGAATGGTAACCCCCAGGAGCGGCTATTTGAGGAAAAACCAGGCATtctttgaggcttcccaggtgactcagtggtaaagaatctgccttccaaacaggagactcgggtttgatctctgggtcagaaagatccccgggaggaggaaatggcaacccacttcagttattcttgcctgggaaatcccgtggacagaggagccaggtaggctacagcccatggggttgcaaaagagttggacacgactgagcgactaaggcaGCAAACACCAACACGGGCATTCTTTCAGACCCTGTTAGAGAAAAGCGGTGAAGATTCTCAGAAGCGGATCAAGCTCTCATGGGCTTCTATGGACAAGCATCTGCAGAGCTGTTCTCCCCACTGGGCTGGCAGGTCAGCCGAGGCAaagtggagagaggggagggggcgaGAAGCAGGAGCGGCCTGGAATCAGCATTTGGCATCTCTGCCTCCATGGGCGTGTGTCCAGGGCTGGGCTACCGGGAAAGAGCAGAAGTACTTGGTGTTCCTCAATAAACAAACTTCTTAATCTGAGCAAATAAAAAAGCCACTGGGAGCCCTGACTCGCTCTGAGCGGGCCGTTTTCTCAAAGCGACTCTGGTGTGGAATGCGTGTAATTAGGTACCTTCAGGGAGGTGGCCTTGGCATCACTTCCTTTAGTTTATTAACATGGAGAAAGCACCTCTCACCACACCATCAGCTTAAACTGTTGGATCCTAACAGGACAAGCCAAGTTAATGGATGAAGTCCCTGGAGAGTCTGCAGGTGCGAGGAAGCAGAGAGTGGCTATGCAGGAAAAGACAGAGGTGTGAAagctgaatttttgttttgtgtttagtTAAACGCAATGGcaacccagtactcttgcctggaaaattccatggacggaggagcctggtaggctacaatccatggggtcgcaaagagtcggacacgactgagcagcttcacaaATGCAATCTAAAAGCAACTTTTAAGATATAAATCAAATTCTCGTTGTCGTTAGCGAAGatcctttttttctcctgattGTCACCTTTCCAAGAAACCATCTTTAATCATTCCATTTTTTGAATCTTACCACTGTGGCTCACCTCTCAGAAATTTCAGAAATGATTTGGAATCAGtacagtaggggaaaaaaaatatttattttctaaggtCATTACCTTGACAGGCAAAACAAAGCattttttcaatttcattcagaaatacatttaaaaaaatacatagacCAATATGGCCTGCCCAAACGTATATTTAACATGGTAAATATAAGGAATAAACTGTTTGaatataaatatctataaaaatataaGTACATCAAAATGTAATCCAACCTCTTCCATGAgccaataaaggaaaataattttactgCTTTAAAGCATCACCAATGTTTACCCTTCAATATCTCTCCACAACAACCCTATACCATTGTGTTTCCAAAAATCAAGGTAAGTAAGGGAAAGTCTTGATTCAAttgatcttttcatttttccttaggGAACAGAGCTAGTGGACGACCATGAAAACGTTATATCTACTATTGATGCATTAGACAGACTTCCACGAGGCTAGGATTTAGGATGGGGTTTTTTTCTGGGGGGGAAGAGTTTGGGGAGGCAATAATTAAAGGTGGGAAATGCTTTGTCAGAGTGCAATACAGATGAGGTAGTCTCCTATGCATGAAACTCAGATTCTGATTTTCAGTAGTAACAGTTTCTTTCAGTTTTGCATTTTACGAATTAGAaaaacaagtctttttttttttttttttaactcgaGTGTTTGTCCTTCGAGTGTTTTCAATTTGTGCATTCCTTAGAAAAATCTTCTCGGGGCTTTGGAGTTTCTCCCTGAAATGTGCCAGGCGCCTGAGAGAGACACAGACAGTCCCTTCGGACCCTCTTGGGAACTCCGCCCACAAGTGGAATCTCCTCTCCGCCTCTGGCCGGAGGAGGAATCCCAATCTGCAGGTCACTGGGTCTCTTTGCCTTCTTTGCGGGCCCCATTGTCACCCCCACGGAGGAGAGACGGATGAAAACAGTCAGCTCAGATGCAGACAAATGAAGACTGGCTGGGGGCACTCCTTAACCTTTCCTGGAATGCTTGCGTCCAGGGCGCTGGTCCCCTGCCAGTCTGGAACAAGAAACCGTCTGAGCAGGCAGGACGCGTTTGCCTCGATCCCAGCCCCGTGGGCAGCGCAGAGTCAGGCCCAGGGCTCTCCGTGGACGAGGAGCTTCAGACAGGCCCCCAAATCCCGCCCTCAGTGAGCACGGTTGTAGGTCGCTGTCTTATCTCTGTAGAGCTGGGCTTTCAGCTTggcaacatgaaaagatgttttgaTGCTGTTGCGGATGGCCTCCAACCTATTAAACCagacaagagaaaataaatttttttttttttttttagaaaaaattattctTGGGCAAAAGAAACATCTAAAATTAGAATCTGGCACAAACAAATCTAAATCTGGATCCTCAACTTTCACCCTCAACCACGACCGCGTGCTTCTCTACTAACCTCAAATGAAAACAAACTGCCTCTGATGCCTAGGGTGAGGCAGGGTTCGGTGAGCAAGGAGAGGGGGTGATGCGGTCAAATCTACAGGGGCTGGGAATTAAAGAAATCTTAAAGCACGATTTTAAGGTGGACtagagagactttcttttcttttttagcccTATTCCAAGCACTGTTCCAACTCTGGTGGGATTGTATGGAGACACTTAAACTCAGCAAAGGTTTCAAATTCTCAATCACATAAAGAATTGAAGTGGGCATTGAGAGGGAAAGGAATTCAAAAGGATCAGGCCTACAGGCAGGACCCAAAGCAAACGTTTTATGGCAATTAAAAATTATCGTTTTTGCAGGTTTAATATTCTCTTTGGGTGGGAAGAACAGTAACATTGATTCAATAGTTGATGTAATGGaaactaatagaaaaaaataacaacttcCAAGTTAGTTCAGAAAGGGTGGTTTACATAATCTTGCCATCTGGAGAAGCACTGTGctgttctcagtcgtgtccgactctctgcgaccccatggattgcagccctccaggctcctctgtccatggggattctccaggcaagaatattggagtgggtagccatgccctcctccaagagatcttcccaacccaggggctgaacccagatctcccacactgcaggtggattctttaccatctgtgccagcagggaagctcaagaatactggagtaggaagcctatcccttctccagggggtcttcctgactcaggaatcgaaacccggtctcctgaattgcaggcggattctttaccagctgagctaccagggaagctcggAGGGGCGCTAGTGGCCTGATTTCATAAACATGGAGAGTTCAAGGTCACGTGGGAAGCGCTGAGCATGGCCTCAGACAGTAGTAAACAACTCAGAAGTCGTTCATGACCTCCTGGCCTGTGCTCAGAACACTTGGATCCTAGAATTTCTTGCTACTGGATTTCTAGGAAAAAAATGCCTCTGACCATGAGAGGGAATCATACGCTATAGGACAGATCTGAAAGCAGGATTCTTCCCCCGTAGCTTGTGAATTTCAGGATGCTTAGGTTGTGGAAGGTTTATCACTATAGACCCCCTCAGAGCAACCCTGTGGTATTACTAATCCAGATCCCTGCTCATGactgattaaaaaataagaaagctgtTGAGAATGACATTGGGTCTCCACCGAATGCATTTCCCTattaaaaaagtgaataaatcAACCTGAAAAACAACATGTTCTAACTCTCACCAACCCTACTTAATGACTTTATTTTCCCTTTGGCCATCTGAATAACTGCTATGTTTTTGAAGAATTTGATTATacgtgatttaaaaaaataaattttccctGAAATGATTCTTAATTTCTCAGGGAAAGCTGTAAATATGTTGACCGAGAGATGCAAAAACTCGACGTGACCAAATGACAGAGGTGTCCCTAGATAGATTTTGTTTGGATGAGTGGTGTGTGTGCTAAAGGGCAGCAGACCGCATTATGTAAGCCACTGTTTCTGAACCGACTTGgaaattattgctatttttctGTTAGTTTCCATTACATCAAAAAAACTTTTGAGAAGGATTCTTTGGCTCTTTTAAATCTAGAGAACACAAagctctccccttcctcccttccctttatATTGTCTCTAAGCCTTTCTCCCAGAGGTAAGAATGACTGCAGGCTCTTTATAGGTGGAGGGGACCAGATGTTCCTAAGAGTCTCTTACCTTCTCGTTTTCCTTCCAGCCACGAGCTGCTGATGAAGACACTTCTCTCCGAGTTTAGAAtggtcttttcctctcttttggtTGTTCCAGGCTTTCTCCATGGAGTCTTGGTCCCTGTCAAAATACAGATAGAGAGGACATTTCAGCAACAGGAACTCTGGTTGTTCTCAATGTCTCTGCTGCTTTCTTCAAAACAAGAAGACAGCATCACAAGAGGAAGAAGGTCAGGGGGCCAAAAAGCTGATCAAAAACAAAGGTGTTTCTACTCACCTGAGTTCTTTTCCTGCTTGGCAAAAATTCCAGCATTTCTTGTCTGTCTGGCTAGCACACTGGCATCTCTTCCTGTGGACTGTCGCCTTTGTAGGAAAGAAGTCCTTTAAGGAGCGCTTGGACCTAGCAGGGCTTCCGAGTCCATATGGAACAATGTGCCTATtatggaaagagagaaacaaaagctATGAGCATAATTAATCCTCTCCAAAGGCTGCATTCTTTGGGGGCAACCTCCTTCCATTAAGACAGAAGGAGAGCATGAATGGAGGGAAGTGGCTCAGGGCAGTGGAGGGAACAGCATTTGGTAGTGAAACTTAAAAGAGTCAAAGGTGGTAACAGCGCCCATCAATGGCCCTGAGGGTGTGGACCCAACCGGGAGAAAATCACTTTCTCTAAGTCGATGACATTCCATGTCAACTCTGGACACAGTTCAGTTCCTTCTTGACACGGCAGCCTTGTTTTGTGGCCCAAACTATGACATTTCTGCTTTGGTAtctgtttcatattttcttccttttctctctactTAGTTAACAGCCCTTGGGAGGCAGGGGACTTCCGTGCAAAACCATGACTCACAAGATTTTGAAAACCGATTTTCAACTCAAGTGATACGCGGATATGCTAAAAGGGGCCCCCGGGGAGGCTGGAGGAGACACACTGCCTGGAGAGCGGTTCATACCATATCTGCACACCTCCGGTGATTTTGGTGATTATCATGTGGCTATAGAAGGACTCTTTGCCAGAAGGTTCTCCAGCAATTTCCAATGTGTTCATTATGATTCTCACCCAAGGAGTAAAGTCCTCCCCTTGGTAGTATCACCTTACTAAATATTAGGCTTGCCgtggtttttgtttggtttgactTGATTGTATTTGGATTTTGGTCATCCTCGCTATAACAGGACTCTGCAGGTACAATCAGTGCGTTTTTGTTTACAGCTCTTTCTGGTGAATGAATTACTTTGCAGGGAGTAAGGGGAGAAACTGCTCTCTTCACTCTGGAGGCAGAAGAGATATCTGATTAAGGCGTTCCTCCTGCTGTCTTGAAATAGGCTTTTCCAAAGGGCAAGGGCAAAGGAGTCGGGACACTCAAGTTCCAGGTCTCACTCCGCACAAACTCAACCTTGCAAATGACTTCAACAATCTGGGTCTTAGTTTTTTCCAAAAGTAAACTGAGGAGACAGCCTGTAAGTCTCTGTCATCACTTCTGCCTCTTAAGTCTCTACGCCCCCATGAGAAGCACAGGTTGGACTAACCCACAGATGACCTCAGCAGTGGCTTCTTTAAACCCAGGGAATGAGAGAACATTCACCCCTAGGCCTGATACAAAGATGTTCCCCCCAACCCCCGAGATGCGTGACACCTCTGGAGGGGCGTTTTGCCCACGGAGGCACTTTCCTGTGGTCAACAGTGCTACCTTCAGAGACCACGCCAGACAGTAACCAGAGAAACAGGGCTCCGGTCTCCCGTGGAGCCAGAGGGGAGAAAGCCTAGAGTAAGGATGCCCTCTAGAGACTCACTCTGGAGTGTTGACCCAGATGATGTCCAGGTGGCAGAAGTAGACACACTCCTTATCCATCAAGGAGGAGCAGGAGCAGCGCTTCGACCGGCGGGGCCTCCAGGGCGTGACGGGAGCGGGCTTCTCCCCGCCGCTCTCTGCTCCCTCGCGGAGCTCGGTGCCCAGGACCGCTGCGGAGAGAGACACAGCGGGTCAGAGGGAGGTGTCTGCTCCGAGGCCCGGAGGCACACGGGCCACAGCTTGGATGCCAGACCCAGCAGAGCAGGTAAAAGCAGATGAAGCATGCTACCAGCCTCCAGCAAGGAACACAGAGGagaaaggatgatttttttttttttcccctcctcaacATGACTTCACCTGTGTCGCCACTGGTTTATCTGCCTTCAGAGAGATTAAACAAGTGCAGGGGAAACAGCTACCTAGAAAAGGACTTACCAGCCCCACGAAGGACACAGCCTTCAAGGAAATACTTAGAAACACTGCGTATGAGACATTTAGGTTGGCTTCTACATGGAACCGAGCGCAGCCTACTGTGGCTTAAAATGGGCTGATGACCAAAACAACCTGCAACTAAATAAGTCATACTGTCTTTCCCTGGACTCAGAGCCACTTCCCTCCATTCAGTACCCACCACTTCCCACCTTGTGTTAAGGCAGGGAGTAGCTCAGAAGAGTGGCACCTTCAGAACTTAGGTGGAAATCCAAAGCTTCGGGGAGGTGACTGGAAACAGAGAAGTCAGCTGAATAGGCAAAACCCGGACTGAAGGGAGCACCAAGCAGCCGCTCTCGGAACCCAGATAAAGGTTCTGTGGGCTTTGGATTCTGATTCCCGGGAGCAGGAGGGCGTGCGTGGGATCTACCAGCTCCCCCTTCCTCACGGCAGCCTTGCCTCCTCTTACTGACAAGTTAGCCCTGCAGCTTATCTGCCCAATTTTGTACATTTCAAATGATCAGACACATTCCAGGATTTTCATTCCCTTGACATCCTTTTCTCTTCAATCGGGGTCACGAAAAGACAAAAAACGTGCACTGACCCTAGAAAGAGAGAAACGGGCAGATGCTCACACACTATCTAAATCCCTCGGTAGCCAAGATTTATTCTAGCTCCCCTCCCAGGACAGGTGAAGAACACTGGAAATGGAGCTCACACTGCTGTGAGCGCCAAAAACCTGCCAAAAGAAACCCAAAGTCAATAATGACAAAGTTTAAAGAAAACATCTGCTTCGCCCTGAAACTGCCTGGAGGGTTTTTTCCCCCAGACTGTTCTGCAGGTGATTTTAGTGTGCATACACTGCTTGAATGACTTGAATAAAATTCCTTGGCTTCGAGTTGAAAAGCATGAATGTTCTACACATTAACACACTATTAAAACAGTATTTGAATAAGATGTAAATACCTATATGTCCTTTTACCTGTATGAACAGAAAGATTGCAAACACACATTTAGCTGAATTACATCTTGTCTTTaagtcatatttttcaaaaccaaGAAACACACTAGGCAATAATAATCATGTCACTTTAATGCTAGAGGAGCAATGGTCTTCCACGGAGAattccacccccccccacccccagaaaacTTCAGCAGCTCTGAGTACTAACTCCCCTGCACTTGATCTCTGAGCGGCAGTCATAAAACTCAGTGGGAGAAACAGAAGCAAGAAAAGCATTAAGGTGGAAAAAAAAGACCGGAGCATTCAAGGATTTTACAAGTCGCCGTGCCTACCTGCTTCTGGAGCTCCTTGGAAAACCACAAACAGCAGAGCGAAAATCATGGGGAAATAATCCATTCTGGGAGGGGGGGCGATTAAAGGAGGGGTTCAAAATCTTTCCCCCTGCAAACTAAACtcgaaggggaaaaaaaaaaaagggtaggaaaaaaaaaatcagcttcagTTCTTTCCAAGCGCTTCGGGTTCTCCGGATCTCAAAATGGTACTTCGTCCTGATTGCTGTTTAacggggagaaaaaaagaagtttcttCCCTGCAGAGAGGCAGAGCGAGCGGTCCCAGTACGcacgcggcggcggcggcgcgcggaCCCTGGAGGCGCCGGTCCCAGTGCGGAGGCAGGAGCGCTTCTGACCCGGACAGCTCTCGGCCGGCTTTTTATATTGAACCCCTATAGAGTGGGGGTAAACAGCTCCGATTTTATTCCAGCCCCCAGACAATGTTATTGTGTCATTAGTCACCACCAGGCAACGTGCAGCCGGAGATAAGGCCGGGCTCTAGAGGAAATCACTGCTAACTTCAGAGGCAGACGCCGTCTGACAATTCAGGGGCAgggctaagaaaaagaaaatacccaTTAGAGAGAGACCTTTGGTAAACCTGCCCGTGCGGCGCGCAGCCGTCTGCTTCCCCTTTGCAAGCTGCCAGCCCCGGAGTTCAAGAATCAGAAGAGGGACTCCAGCAAAGTCATACCATTGGTATGAAAAGTATGAGCTCCAGTTTAAATAGATTGTATTGTTGTGTGCGGggggaattttttttattattattattgttcgcTTCACTTGCCTTTTATGTCTCTCTGATTCCTTAGTGCTGATCAGACCGGGGGACTCTCTccctccattcccctccccaccGACTCGGGGTCAGTTTATCTTGGCAGATAGATCCATACACTTTTCTCTGACTTCTGACCCCCCTCCCCTCGAGTCTGTTGGGCTCGAGTTCTTTGCGTCCACAGTGGGAAAGATCGGAGAAGGATTGGCAAGGAaaggaagtttttttaaaaaaagaacccttTTAGGCACATACCCAATCCTTTTAGGATTGCTGATTAGAAACCCCcgtgaactttttatttttgtatccacCCTCTTCGCTTCCCCGGATCCCCTCCACCTTGGAGGGGGTGAGGCACCAATCTTAAGAAATAGGCAGAGAGGAACGCCAGGGGGAGACGGAGAGCTACGGGGGCGGATGTTTTAGGACAAAAAGGCACAGCCTCGGCTTCCAAATTAGTAACAGAAGGAAAGGCAGCCACCTGAGGAGGGAGCTTAGGAAGGGAAGGGCTGACGCCTGACCCAGAAAGCAGCCTGCCCCTCGGAATAGTCTACATACTCCCTACATCGGGACATCTTTTCTGGATCATTGTTTTCCTTTGGCTTTTGCTTGTATGTCCAAGGGGTGTCCTTGTGCAGGGTTAGGTGGACATGCCATGGGGGTCGTGTTGGGAAGGAGGAAGTGCCCTCATTGAATAAGGGATCAGATAATGCCTCACATTTAATAATAatgtgtttatgttttccaaGCGATTTCCTGTCTCTGCAACCATGACATAGCCCCCGAGGTTCCCACAGGGCAGTTATCCGAGGAGGAGACAACCTGCTGTTCCGTGCAAAGCAAAACATGAAGACAAGACACTTGGCCTTTTCAATTAGCCTCATTTTTCAAGTGAGACAGCTGAGGTGCCCAGGATTTCCTGGCTTCCTCAAAGTCCTCTGTGCTGCTGAGTTAGGCCCCTGGGATAAATTTACAGCATCTTTCCTGCCCCAGAGAAAGATGTGTCTGTGTCTCACTCCTGGGGACACCATCAAATAGATGcttcttccatttcctcatcGTGTGTCACTCTAAATCCACCTCCACACACCCACCCTTGGGGAGATTCGAACTTGGATTCATTTCTAATACTCGGGAGAATTCCACAGAGCCACCTCCTCCgccttctctgcttcctctttaCTCTAGAATCACAAGGACAGAATTTTGTCCCCACACCTAAGCTGTGGACCTGGGCACACTGGTCTCCCTGGATCCCCTTGGAGTCACA
Proteins encoded in this window:
- the EDN1 gene encoding endothelin-1 codes for the protein MDYFPMIFALLFVVFQGAPEAAVLGTELREGAESGGEKPAPVTPWRPRRSKRCSCSSLMDKECVYFCHLDIIWVNTPEHIVPYGLGSPARSKRSLKDFFPTKATVHRKRCQCASQTDKKCWNFCQAGKELRDQDSMEKAWNNQKRGKDHSKLGEKCLHQQLVAGRKTRRLEAIRNSIKTSFHVAKLKAQLYRDKTATYNRAH